In Desulfovibrio aminophilus, the following proteins share a genomic window:
- a CDS encoding ribonucleoside triphosphate reductase: MPTQIMKRDGRLETWSTDRIAQAIFKALQASGIKDPLLSKRLGKKVEGKLDGIEIPEQEFVQDMVEQVLMESRLYTVARRYVLYREKRRQLRNQREAYLDIKEIIDDYLGKADWRVSENANMTHSFQGLMLHLSGTVQARYALEKYPEEVRLAHEHGYFHIHDLSFGLAGYCAGWSLRDLLLEGFNLEGRSSAGPARHFDSVLGQMVNFLGTLQNEWAGAQAFNNVDTYLAPFVRHDQLSYDEVRQAMQKFVFNLNTTSRWGGQSPFTNLSFDLVPPSHIAKEAVIIGGKLQDSTYGEYAEEMEMINRAFLEVMFEGDYNSRIFSFPIPTYNVTKDFPWDSEIGELLLKLTAKYGVPYFQNFINSDLSPEDVRSMCCRLQMDLRELRKKTGGLFGAGDLTGSIGVVTLNLPKLAYLSQSEEDFLDLLTEYAELARNSLEYKRKLITNNLENGMFPWSRRYLKNGYKGHFSTIGILGGHEACLNLLGKGIETETGIRFMRRTLNHLRDLTSRFQEETGNLYNLEATPAEGTSYRLAKIDKSLYSEIQAEGNGTPYYTNSTALPVHLCDDVIMALEHQNQLQPLYTGGTVFHTFLGESATDLESLKQFIIKAFSMTKIPYLSITPTFSICKEHGYLRGEQEACPECGAETEIYTRIVGYYRPVSRWNKGKQAEYQDRVTFHGVC, translated from the coding sequence ATGCCCACGCAGATCATGAAGCGCGACGGCCGGTTGGAAACGTGGTCAACGGATAGGATCGCACAGGCCATCTTCAAGGCCCTGCAGGCCAGCGGGATCAAGGATCCCCTTCTCTCCAAACGGCTGGGCAAAAAGGTCGAGGGCAAGCTCGACGGCATCGAGATCCCGGAGCAGGAGTTCGTCCAGGACATGGTAGAACAGGTGCTCATGGAGTCCCGGCTCTACACCGTGGCCCGCCGCTACGTGCTCTATCGCGAGAAGCGCCGCCAGCTGCGCAACCAGCGCGAAGCCTACCTGGACATCAAGGAGATCATCGACGACTACCTGGGCAAGGCCGACTGGCGCGTGTCCGAAAACGCCAACATGACCCACTCCTTCCAGGGCCTCATGCTCCACCTCTCGGGCACGGTGCAGGCCCGCTACGCCCTGGAGAAGTATCCCGAGGAAGTGCGCCTGGCCCACGAGCACGGCTACTTCCACATCCACGATCTTTCCTTCGGCCTGGCGGGCTACTGCGCGGGCTGGAGCCTGCGCGACCTGCTCCTGGAGGGCTTCAACCTGGAGGGCCGCTCCTCGGCCGGTCCCGCGCGGCACTTCGACTCCGTCCTGGGCCAGATGGTCAACTTCCTCGGCACGCTCCAGAACGAGTGGGCCGGAGCCCAGGCCTTCAACAACGTGGACACCTATCTGGCCCCCTTCGTGCGCCACGACCAGCTCTCCTACGACGAAGTGCGCCAGGCCATGCAGAAGTTCGTCTTCAACCTGAACACCACCTCGCGCTGGGGCGGCCAGAGCCCGTTCACCAACCTCTCCTTCGACCTCGTGCCGCCCTCGCACATCGCCAAGGAGGCCGTGATCATCGGCGGCAAGCTCCAGGACTCCACCTACGGCGAGTACGCCGAGGAAATGGAGATGATCAACCGCGCCTTCCTGGAGGTCATGTTCGAGGGCGACTACAACAGCCGCATCTTCTCCTTCCCCATCCCGACCTACAACGTGACCAAGGACTTCCCCTGGGATTCGGAGATCGGCGAGCTGCTGCTCAAGCTCACGGCCAAGTACGGCGTCCCCTACTTCCAGAACTTCATCAACTCCGATCTCTCGCCCGAGGACGTGCGCTCCATGTGCTGCCGCCTCCAGATGGATCTGCGCGAGCTGCGCAAGAAGACCGGCGGCCTGTTCGGCGCGGGCGACCTCACCGGCTCCATCGGCGTGGTGACCCTGAACCTGCCCAAGCTGGCCTACCTGTCCCAGAGCGAGGAGGACTTCCTGGACCTGCTCACGGAGTACGCCGAGTTGGCCCGCAATTCCCTGGAGTACAAGCGCAAGCTCATCACGAACAACCTGGAGAACGGCATGTTCCCCTGGTCCCGGCGCTACCTCAAGAACGGGTACAAGGGACACTTCTCCACCATCGGCATCCTGGGCGGCCACGAGGCCTGCCTGAACCTCCTGGGCAAGGGCATCGAAACCGAGACGGGCATCCGGTTCATGCGCCGCACCCTGAACCACCTGCGCGACCTCACCTCGCGCTTCCAGGAGGAGACCGGCAACCTCTACAACCTGGAGGCCACGCCCGCCGAGGGAACGAGCTACCGCCTGGCCAAGATCGACAAGAGCCTCTATTCCGAGATCCAGGCCGAGGGCAACGGCACGCCCTACTACACGAACTCCACGGCCCTGCCCGTGCACCTCTGCGACGACGTGATCATGGCCCTGGAGCACCAGAACCAGCTCCAGCCCCTGTACACCGGCGGCACGGTCTTCCACACCTTCCTGGGCGAGTCCGCCACGGACCTGGAGTCCCTCAAGCAGTTCATCATCAAGGCCTTCAGCATGACCAAGATTCCCTACCTGTCCATCACGCCGACCTTCTCCATCTGCAAGGAGCACGGGTATCTGCGCGGCGAACAGGAGGCCTGCCCGGAGTGCGGCGCGGAGACCGAGATCTACACCCGCATCGTGGGCTACTACCGCCCCGTGTCCCGCTGGAACAAGGGCAAGCAGGCCGAGTACCAGGACCGAGTGACCTTCCACGGGGTCTGCTAG
- a CDS encoding branched-chain amino acid ABC transporter permease, translating to MQRYALNASLLVLALIIIGLSQAGAIDLYVQSVIMFMAINVIMSSSLNLVNGNMGEFSCGHGGFMCVGAYVGSLISMLLFTNSKLFGAALLPPATAIFLFPVVLLGAGIVAALAGIIVAVPSFKTRGDYLAIITLAVNYIVISAIQNLDVIGGPRGLTGMRPAISAMGDVINLPWMMIWVLIGCFGSVFLIRRYISSTYGKGVNAVCQDEIAAEIMSVDTNRIKLVTFMVSSGLAGVAGALYAHVVGYLNPGSFDILKSTEAMVMVYLGGMGSLSGSVISAVVFTLLLEALRPLQIYKWVIVPLILILLMQFRPEGIMGNKELSDLFPRLRKYFTFK from the coding sequence ATGCAACGATACGCGCTGAACGCCTCACTCCTCGTCCTGGCCCTGATCATCATCGGCCTGTCCCAGGCCGGGGCCATCGACCTCTACGTGCAGTCCGTGATCATGTTCATGGCCATCAACGTGATCATGTCCTCCAGCCTGAACCTGGTGAACGGCAACATGGGCGAGTTTTCCTGCGGCCACGGCGGCTTCATGTGCGTCGGGGCCTACGTGGGATCGCTGATCTCCATGCTCCTGTTCACCAACAGCAAGCTCTTCGGGGCCGCGCTCCTGCCGCCCGCCACGGCCATCTTCCTCTTCCCCGTGGTCCTGCTGGGCGCGGGCATCGTGGCGGCCCTGGCCGGAATCATCGTGGCCGTCCCCTCGTTCAAGACCCGGGGCGACTACTTGGCCATCATCACCCTGGCGGTGAACTACATCGTCATCTCGGCCATCCAGAACCTGGACGTCATCGGCGGGCCCAGGGGGCTCACCGGCATGCGCCCGGCCATCTCGGCCATGGGCGACGTGATCAACCTGCCCTGGATGATGATCTGGGTCCTCATCGGCTGCTTCGGCTCGGTCTTCCTCATCCGCCGCTACATCTCCTCGACCTACGGCAAGGGCGTCAACGCCGTGTGCCAGGACGAGATCGCGGCCGAGATCATGAGCGTGGACACCAACCGCATCAAGCTGGTGACCTTCATGGTCTCCTCCGGGCTGGCGGGCGTCGCCGGAGCCCTCTACGCCCACGTGGTCGGCTACCTGAACCCCGGCTCCTTCGACATCCTCAAGTCCACCGAGGCCATGGTCATGGTCTACCTGGGCGGCATGGGCTCCCTGTCCGGCTCGGTGATCTCGGCGGTGGTCTTCACCCTCCTGCTGGAGGCCCTGCGGCCCCTGCAGATATACAAGTGGGTCATCGTGCCCCTGATCCTCATCCTGCTCATGCAGTTCCGGCCCGAGGGCATCATGGGCAACAAGGAATTGTCCGACCTGTTCCCCAGGTTGCGCAAGTACTTCACGTTCAAGTAG
- a CDS encoding ABC transporter ATP-binding protein — protein sequence MSTLLEVTDLKVRYGNIEALHGLTFHVDEGEIVTLIGANGAGKTTTLLSISRVFPPEGPKVVSGDIRYKGQSILGVAPDKVVSELHAVLVPEGRRIFGNLTVEENLKLATYARKDSDADIQHDYERVYGLFPRLAERRKQRSESLSGGEQQMLAVGRALMSRCTFIMLDEPSMGLAPLLMYDMFRTLKELNSQGLTILLVEQNAKLALKFAHRGYVIDTGEIVAQGPCDTLMDDPEVKKAYLGG from the coding sequence TTGAGCACGCTCTTGGAAGTGACGGACCTCAAGGTCCGCTACGGCAACATCGAGGCCCTGCACGGTCTGACCTTCCACGTGGACGAAGGGGAGATCGTGACCCTCATCGGGGCCAACGGCGCGGGCAAGACCACCACCCTGCTCTCCATCAGCCGGGTCTTCCCCCCCGAGGGGCCCAAGGTGGTTTCGGGCGACATCCGCTACAAGGGCCAGAGCATCCTGGGCGTGGCGCCGGACAAGGTCGTCTCGGAGCTGCACGCCGTGCTCGTGCCCGAGGGGCGGCGCATCTTCGGCAACCTCACCGTGGAGGAGAACCTCAAGCTGGCCACTTACGCCCGCAAGGATTCCGACGCGGACATCCAGCACGACTACGAGCGGGTCTACGGACTCTTCCCGCGCCTGGCCGAGCGCCGCAAGCAGCGCAGCGAGTCCCTCTCCGGCGGCGAGCAGCAGATGCTGGCCGTGGGCCGGGCGCTCATGTCCCGCTGCACCTTCATCATGCTCGACGAGCCGAGCATGGGCCTGGCCCCGCTGCTCATGTACGACATGTTCCGCACCCTCAAGGAGCTGAACAGCCAGGGCCTGACCATCCTGCTCGTGGAGCAGAACGCCAAGCTGGCGCTCAAGTTCGCCCACCGGGGCTACGTCATCGACACCGGCGAGATCGTGGCCCAGGGCCCCTGCGACACGCTCATGGACGATCCCGAGGTGAAGAAGGCCTACCTCGGCGGCTGA
- a CDS encoding ABC transporter substrate-binding protein — protein MKKFSRLSLLALACALGALLLVTGCSKEPDTIKIGFNIPLTGDIPKVGEASKYAAEMLKEDINSKGGLEVGGKKYKLQFIYQDNESKADSAVNAALKLIEQDGVVAIVGPNSSKQAVPAGGICNERETPMISPWSTNPDTTKGRPWIFRAAFLDPFQGPVAANFAAKQFGAKTAAVIFDIANDYSKGLADIFKQVWEQKMGAGSLVAFESHGTKDQDFSAQLTKIIDAKPDFIFVPDNYNQVALIVKQAHDLGYKGPFMGADAWGSAELMTLCGKDCVGQFFSTHYAAAGAQGDTKVFIDRYNQKYGYVPDDVAALTWDATRIVLQAIQDAGKLNTDVKAERKAIRDAIANIKEFKGITGSMKFDAEGDPIKCAVVVRISEDGQFTFAESVCP, from the coding sequence ATGAAGAAGTTCAGCAGGCTGTCTCTGCTGGCGCTGGCTTGTGCTCTCGGCGCCTTGCTTCTGGTCACCGGATGCAGCAAAGAACCGGACACCATCAAGATCGGCTTCAACATCCCGCTCACCGGCGACATCCCCAAGGTCGGCGAGGCCTCCAAGTACGCCGCCGAGATGCTCAAGGAGGACATCAACTCCAAGGGCGGCCTGGAGGTCGGCGGCAAAAAATACAAGCTCCAGTTCATCTACCAGGACAACGAGTCCAAGGCCGACTCGGCCGTGAACGCGGCCCTCAAGCTCATCGAGCAGGACGGCGTGGTCGCCATCGTCGGCCCGAACTCCTCCAAGCAGGCCGTGCCCGCCGGCGGCATCTGCAACGAGCGCGAGACGCCCATGATCTCGCCCTGGTCCACCAACCCCGACACCACCAAGGGCCGTCCGTGGATCTTCCGCGCCGCCTTCCTGGATCCCTTCCAGGGCCCCGTGGCCGCCAACTTCGCGGCCAAGCAGTTCGGCGCCAAGACCGCGGCCGTGATCTTCGACATCGCCAACGACTACTCCAAGGGCCTGGCCGACATCTTCAAGCAGGTCTGGGAGCAGAAGATGGGCGCCGGCTCGCTGGTGGCCTTCGAGTCCCACGGCACCAAGGACCAGGACTTCTCGGCCCAGCTGACCAAGATCATCGACGCCAAGCCCGACTTCATCTTCGTGCCCGACAACTACAACCAGGTGGCCCTGATCGTGAAGCAGGCCCATGACCTGGGCTACAAGGGTCCCTTCATGGGCGCCGACGCCTGGGGCTCCGCCGAGCTCATGACCCTCTGCGGCAAGGACTGCGTGGGCCAGTTCTTCTCCACCCACTACGCCGCCGCCGGCGCGCAGGGCGACACCAAGGTCTTCATCGACCGCTACAACCAGAAGTACGGCTACGTGCCGGACGACGTGGCCGCCCTGACCTGGGACGCCACCCGCATCGTGCTCCAGGCCATCCAGGACGCCGGCAAGCTCAACACCGACGTCAAGGCCGAGCGCAAGGCCATCCGCGACGCCATCGCGAACATCAAGGAGTTCAAGGGGATCACCGGCTCCATGAAGTTCGACGCCGAGGGCGACCCGATCAAGTGCGCCGTGGTCGTGCGCATCAGCGAGGACGGCCAGTTCACCTTCGCCGAGTCCGTCTGCCCGTAA
- a CDS encoding chemotaxis protein CheX gives MMAMISPKAGKPYVKRDSLAKGDVSAVVGITGAKNGTISLSFEKSCAVAIVKNMLGDAVTDIVSDVRDAVGEITNMVSGQARSGLAEMGMVFQAGTPTVIMGDNHVISHISSGPIMAIPFETEHGGFTLEFSFES, from the coding sequence ATGATGGCCATGATCTCGCCCAAGGCGGGCAAGCCCTATGTCAAGCGCGACTCCCTGGCCAAGGGCGACGTCTCCGCCGTGGTGGGCATCACCGGGGCCAAGAACGGAACCATTTCCCTTTCCTTTGAGAAGTCGTGCGCCGTGGCCATCGTCAAGAACATGCTCGGGGACGCGGTCACGGACATCGTCAGCGACGTGCGCGACGCGGTGGGCGAAATCACCAATATGGTCTCCGGGCAGGCCCGCAGCGGGCTGGCCGAGATGGGCATGGTCTTCCAGGCCGGGACGCCCACGGTGATCATGGGCGACAACCATGTGATCTCCCACATCTCCTCCGGGCCGATCATGGCCATTCCCTTCGAGACCGAGCACGGCGGATTCACCCTGGAGTTCAGCTTCGAGAGCTGA
- a CDS encoding D-sedoheptulose 7-phosphate isomerase yields the protein MSEKALAKVREHARKGLEIREKFFEERSEQLVELARAMAVCLARGGKILFCGNGGSAADSQHLAAEFVNRFVLERPPLPALALTTDTSILTAIGNDYGFDRVFEKQVQALGNRGDVLVGISTSGTSPNVLAALREARRRELVTVGMTGQQGAEMQPLCDHLIQVPGRETALVQEVHIAAGHMLCHIVDHFLFESVLELDPYLTGGE from the coding sequence ATGTCCGAGAAGGCCTTGGCCAAGGTTCGTGAACACGCCCGCAAGGGGCTTGAAATACGTGAGAAATTTTTCGAGGAGCGTTCCGAGCAGCTGGTGGAGCTCGCCCGCGCCATGGCCGTGTGCCTGGCGCGCGGGGGCAAGATACTCTTCTGCGGCAACGGCGGCAGCGCCGCCGACAGCCAGCACTTGGCCGCCGAATTCGTGAACCGCTTCGTGCTCGAACGGCCGCCGCTGCCCGCCCTGGCCCTGACCACGGACACCTCGATCCTGACCGCCATCGGCAACGACTACGGCTTCGACCGCGTCTTCGAGAAGCAGGTCCAGGCCCTGGGCAACCGGGGCGACGTGCTCGTGGGCATCAGCACCTCGGGCACCAGCCCCAACGTCCTGGCCGCGCTGCGCGAGGCCCGCCGGCGCGAGCTGGTCACCGTGGGCATGACCGGCCAGCAGGGCGCGGAGATGCAGCCCCTGTGCGACCACCTCATCCAGGTCCCCGGCCGGGAGACCGCGCTGGTCCAGGAGGTGCACATCGCGGCCGGGCACATGCTCTGCCACATCGTGGACCACTTCCTGTTCGAGTCCGTGCTCGAACTGGACCCCTACCTCACCGGGGGCGAGTAG
- a CDS encoding anaerobic ribonucleoside-triphosphate reductase activating protein: MEEHASIWNHLRGLQRLSLCDWPGRSCCVIFLGGCNFRCPTCHNFELAWNMESQPLFARSKLLLFLAERKRWLDGVTITGGEATCAPGLGELLHAIHKIGLPVKLDSNGMRPDVLAEALEAGLAAHCAVDVKGPYAKYPALSGGCVTAEAARTNLESVFALAERRPGAFSFRLTRVPGLTGDDIETARGYLPAGHTLTLQTYRAPRRAHAHADHEARRPVGNVVNG; encoded by the coding sequence ATGGAAGAACACGCCTCCATATGGAATCATCTGCGCGGTCTGCAGCGCCTTTCCCTCTGCGACTGGCCCGGCCGCTCCTGCTGCGTGATCTTCCTCGGAGGCTGCAACTTCCGCTGCCCCACCTGCCACAACTTCGAGCTGGCCTGGAACATGGAAAGCCAGCCCCTGTTCGCCCGCTCCAAACTCCTGCTCTTCCTGGCCGAGCGCAAGCGCTGGCTGGACGGGGTCACGATCACCGGCGGCGAGGCCACCTGCGCCCCGGGCCTGGGCGAACTGCTCCACGCGATCCACAAGATCGGCCTGCCCGTGAAGCTGGACAGCAACGGCATGCGCCCCGACGTCCTGGCCGAGGCCCTGGAGGCCGGACTGGCCGCGCACTGCGCCGTGGACGTGAAGGGCCCCTACGCCAAATATCCCGCCCTGAGCGGGGGCTGCGTCACCGCCGAGGCGGCGCGGACCAACCTGGAGTCCGTCTTCGCCCTGGCCGAGCGCCGTCCCGGCGCCTTCTCCTTCCGCCTGACCCGCGTGCCCGGGCTGACCGGCGACGACATCGAGACCGCAAGGGGTTACCTCCCCGCTGGACATACACTCACGCTGCAAACGTACAGAGCCCCGAGGAGAGCACATGCCCACGCAGATCATGAAGCGCGACGGCCGGTTGGAAACGTGGTCAACGGATAG
- a CDS encoding DNA-binding protein, producing the protein MRFVEYIRDQGYRRFRGSVDQSVYLGFSCPDPAKAVWYYKDGSYQCTGCREQCETDSPEGFQTFLIPE; encoded by the coding sequence ATGCGTTTTGTCGAGTATATCCGGGACCAGGGCTACCGGCGCTTCCGCGGCAGCGTGGACCAGTCGGTGTACCTGGGCTTCAGCTGTCCCGATCCGGCCAAGGCCGTCTGGTACTACAAGGACGGCAGCTACCAGTGCACGGGCTGCCGCGAGCAGTGCGAAACCGACAGCCCCGAGGGGTTCCAGACCTTTCTGATCCCGGAGTGA
- a CDS encoding alpha/beta fold hydrolase, whose protein sequence is MSRKACFAALLVLAGVLCLTASAEARGRFCRSDGQPVFYEDRGAGQNAIVLIHGWSCEHGVWAMQIPGLARTWRTLALDLPGHGRSSAIERGYDLETLARAVDAVVRDSGVRRVVLAGHSMGLMVAYRYALAHPEAVAGLVNVDGAFVRMPEDREPVAGFLKMLDDPAVTRDWRAFGAGFLKDMYAPGTPETLKRWVLWTVWGTSPQVSESALRHFLLEGEFTKPLAVPSLAVYAAMSVVTPDNEAYLRRFCSGLTYVQWDGVGHFLMFERPDELTRAIGDFCRSVNLSGS, encoded by the coding sequence GTGAGCCGGAAGGCCTGCTTCGCCGCGCTTCTGGTCCTGGCCGGGGTTCTCTGCCTGACCGCCTCGGCCGAGGCCCGGGGCCGGTTCTGCCGCTCCGACGGGCAGCCGGTGTTCTACGAGGATCGCGGCGCGGGCCAAAACGCCATCGTCCTGATCCACGGCTGGTCCTGCGAGCACGGCGTATGGGCCATGCAGATCCCGGGTCTGGCTCGGACGTGGCGGACCCTGGCCCTGGACCTGCCGGGGCATGGCCGCAGCAGCGCCATCGAACGCGGGTACGACCTGGAAACCCTGGCCCGGGCCGTGGACGCGGTGGTGCGGGACAGCGGGGTCCGGCGTGTGGTTCTGGCGGGCCACAGCATGGGGCTCATGGTGGCCTATCGCTATGCCCTGGCCCATCCAGAAGCCGTGGCCGGGCTGGTCAACGTGGACGGGGCCTTCGTCCGCATGCCCGAGGACCGCGAGCCCGTGGCCGGGTTTCTCAAGATGCTGGACGATCCGGCCGTGACCCGCGACTGGCGGGCCTTCGGCGCGGGCTTCCTGAAGGACATGTACGCGCCGGGCACGCCCGAGACGCTCAAGCGGTGGGTTCTCTGGACGGTCTGGGGCACCAGCCCCCAGGTTTCGGAAAGCGCTTTGCGGCACTTCCTGCTGGAGGGCGAGTTCACCAAGCCCCTGGCCGTGCCGTCCCTGGCGGTCTATGCGGCCATGTCCGTGGTCACCCCGGACAACGAGGCCTATCTGCGCCGCTTCTGTTCCGGGCTTACGTACGTTCAGTGGGACGGGGTGGGGCACTTTCTCATGTTCGAGCGCCCAGACGAGCTCACCCGGGCCATCGGCGATTTTTGCCGCTCCGTGAATCTTTCCGGCTCCTAG
- a CDS encoding zinc-ribbon domain-containing protein: MIICTRCGAANEDDELLCQECGRKLQSGLHTPGAGKNGENRGPLSPMRVQPVSAMLRRLLLKGAEAWVYALILAAAGLFAAVTGEWRALAPAVALIGLVAWTRKV, encoded by the coding sequence ATGATCATCTGCACCCGTTGCGGCGCGGCCAACGAGGACGACGAACTCCTCTGCCAGGAATGCGGCCGCAAGCTCCAGTCAGGCCTCCACACCCCCGGCGCCGGGAAAAACGGCGAAAACCGGGGCCCGCTCAGCCCCATGCGCGTCCAGCCCGTGTCGGCCATGCTCCGGCGCCTGCTGCTCAAGGGGGCGGAGGCATGGGTCTACGCCCTGATCCTGGCCGCCGCGGGCCTCTTCGCCGCGGTCACCGGGGAATGGCGGGCCCTGGCCCCGGCCGTGGCCCTCATTGGGCTGGTGGCGTGGACCCGGAAGGTGTAG
- a CDS encoding ABC transporter ATP-binding protein, which translates to MTLLSINGLTQKFGGLLAVSDFNITLEGGELVGLIGPNGAGKTTVFNLVSGFYQPTDGAIVLNGAKTRGLRPHQVTALGVARTFQNIRLWHDMTVLDNIRVSQHYRMGYSLLDAFRRSKRYRENEKRIDSIALDLLEAMDLRQYADEYPKNLPYGLQRRVEIARAMSVQPKLLLLDEPAAGLNSADVDGLIKLVRWIHKEFGITIWMIEHQMKVVMSLCSWIKVIDFGSTIAEGTPEQIQSNPTVIKAYLGDDTI; encoded by the coding sequence ATGACGCTTCTTTCCATCAACGGACTGACCCAGAAGTTCGGCGGCCTGTTGGCCGTGTCCGACTTCAACATCACCCTCGAGGGCGGCGAGCTGGTCGGCCTCATCGGCCCCAACGGCGCGGGCAAGACCACGGTCTTCAACCTGGTCTCGGGCTTCTACCAGCCCACGGACGGCGCGATCGTCCTCAACGGGGCCAAGACCAGGGGGCTGCGGCCCCATCAGGTCACGGCCCTGGGCGTGGCCCGCACCTTCCAGAACATCCGCCTCTGGCACGACATGACCGTGCTGGACAACATCCGCGTCTCCCAGCACTACCGCATGGGCTACAGCCTGCTGGACGCCTTCCGGCGCTCCAAGCGGTATCGGGAGAACGAAAAACGCATCGACTCCATCGCCCTGGACCTGCTGGAGGCCATGGACCTGCGCCAGTACGCGGACGAGTATCCCAAGAACCTGCCCTACGGCCTGCAACGCCGGGTGGAGATCGCCCGGGCCATGTCCGTGCAGCCCAAGCTGCTGCTCCTGGACGAGCCCGCGGCGGGCCTGAACTCCGCCGACGTGGACGGGCTCATCAAGCTGGTGCGTTGGATTCACAAGGAGTTCGGGATCACCATCTGGATGATCGAGCACCAGATGAAGGTGGTCATGAGCCTGTGCTCCTGGATCAAGGTCATCGACTTCGGCTCGACCATCGCCGAGGGCACGCCCGAGCAGATCCAGAGCAACCCCACCGTGATCAAAGCCTACCTGGGAGACGACACGATTTGA
- a CDS encoding branched-chain amino acid ABC transporter permease: MEFVFQNILNALQWGSFYALIALGYTLVYGVLLLINFAHGDIFMVGAYIAYFVATLLLGTMGLGPTATLVLAVPLTMILTSCVGVTLERVAYRPLRRKGAHRLYVVITALMCGLMLENGNLALLGASRKYFPELMEKTVYTFAGLSVTNLKVVVIITAFVAFAVLHFIVTRTKIGMAMRGISWDKFAIPLMGIPVDSIIVFTFVLGSGMAGLAGLLFAMAYPVLEPYMGALIGWKAFIAAVVGGIGDIRGAFLGGFLLAFLEIGVAAVFPSTLRDLIAFTVLLLIMWRKPTGIFGVAKHQKI, from the coding sequence GTGGAATTCGTCTTCCAGAACATCCTGAACGCACTGCAGTGGGGCAGTTTCTACGCCCTCATCGCCCTGGGCTACACCCTGGTCTACGGGGTGCTTCTCCTCATCAACTTCGCCCACGGCGACATCTTCATGGTCGGCGCCTACATCGCCTACTTCGTGGCCACCCTGCTCCTGGGGACCATGGGCCTCGGCCCCACGGCCACCCTGGTGCTGGCGGTGCCCCTGACCATGATCCTCACCTCCTGCGTGGGCGTGACGCTGGAGCGCGTGGCCTACCGGCCCCTGCGGCGCAAGGGCGCGCACCGGCTCTACGTGGTCATCACGGCCCTGATGTGCGGCCTGATGCTGGAGAACGGCAACCTGGCCCTGCTCGGCGCGAGCCGCAAGTATTTCCCCGAGCTCATGGAGAAGACGGTCTACACCTTCGCCGGGCTCTCCGTGACGAACCTCAAGGTGGTGGTCATCATCACCGCCTTCGTGGCCTTCGCGGTCCTGCACTTCATCGTCACCAGGACCAAGATCGGCATGGCCATGCGCGGCATCTCCTGGGACAAGTTCGCCATCCCGCTCATGGGCATCCCGGTGGACAGCATCATCGTCTTCACCTTCGTCCTGGGCTCGGGCATGGCCGGTCTGGCGGGCCTGCTCTTCGCCATGGCCTACCCCGTCCTGGAGCCCTACATGGGCGCGCTCATCGGCTGGAAGGCCTTCATCGCCGCCGTCGTGGGCGGCATCGGAGACATCCGCGGGGCCTTCCTCGGCGGCTTTCTCCTGGCCTTCCTGGAGATCGGCGTGGCCGCCGTGTTCCCCTCGACCCTGCGCGACCTGATCGCCTTCACGGTGCTCCTGCTCATCATGTGGCGCAAGCCCACGGGCATCTTCGGCGTGGCCAAGCACCAGAAAATCTAG